The Stenotrophomonas sp. NA06056 genome segment CCAGCTTCTGCGGCGGGCTCATGCTGCAGCCGGGGGACTGCTCGCCGTCACGCAGGGTGGTGTCGAAGATGCGGATGCGCGGGGTGGTAATTCGTTCGATGGTGGTCACAGGGAAATCTCCTCGACAGCGGGTGCGACGGCTTGCAGGGGGGAAGGGGAAGGCGTTGGGAAGACGGTGGCGGTCGCCTTGCTGGGCGAACGCGGAGTTTCTGCCCGGCGTCGGCGCGGCTTGCGTGGCGGACGCGGGCGGATGTCGGTGAGCAGGCCTGCGAGCACGCCGGCATCGATGTTGCCGCCGGAGACGACCGCGCACTTGCGGCGGCCGGCGACACGGCGCCCGGCGGCCAGCGCCAGTGCGCCAGCGCCTTCGGCGATGATGTGTTCTTCCAGTGCCAACCGCACCAGGGTTTCGCGCAACTCGGCTTCGCGCACGATCACCACGTCGTCCAGCAGCGAGGTGCACAGGCGGCGGGTCAGGAAGCCGGGGATCTTCACCCGCACGCCATCGGCCAGCGACGGCACCGGGGTGATCTCGCGCACGTCGCCGCGGATTGCACGTGCCATCGAATCAACCCCCTCGACCTGCGCACCAACGATGCGTACGCCCTGCGACTTCAACGCCAGGGCGACGCCGGAGGCCAGGCCGCCGCCGCCGATCGGAACGATCACCACGTCCGGCGCATGCACCGCCAGCTCGATGCCGACGGTACCCTGCCCGGCGATGACATCGGCATCGTCGAACGCGGACAGGAAGCGGTAGCCATGGCGCTGCGCCAGTTCAACGGCGAACGCATAGGCTTCGTCATAACTGTTGCCATGCTGGCGCACGGTTGCGCCCCAATGGGCGACGCCTGCGATCTTGGTTGCCGGTGCGCCATGCGGCATTACGGCGATGGCCGGCACATCCAGGCGGTAGGCGGCCCAGGCCACGCCCTGGGCGTGGTTGCCAGCCGAGGCGCAGATCACCGGGCGCGTATCGCCACGTTCGCGGGCGGCCAGCAGGGCATTCAGCGCGCCGCGCACCTTGTACGATCCGGTGCGCTGCAGGTTCTCCAGCTTCAGCCAGGTGCCGAAGCGCTCGGCATGGTGCAGTGGCGTGGGCGGCAGGAAGCGGCGCAGACGGGCCTGCGCCGCCAGTACATCGGCAACGGTTACGTCGCCGACATCGCTTTCCTTGCTGGCGTCAGCGGCCGGCATGGGCCACCAGCAGGGTGTTGCCGACCACCGCATGTGGGCACGGGCGGCAAAGAAGACGCCTCCGTACCGGCACCGTGGTGAATACGGTACGGGCGTTCATGCGGATACTCCTTCCAGTGCGGTCATCTGCACTGAAACGCAGTCGTAGATCTTTTCCATCTGCCGGCACAGGGTTTCCGGCGGACGCGAGCCGTCCACCACCAGCTGCAGGTGCCAACGACCATCGTCGGCGGCCATCGGCGCACCGGTGATCGCGCGCGGTGCGAAGCCGCGGCGTTCGGCCATGCCGATCACGCGCAGCAGCGCGCCCTCGGCCGGTTGCAGCACCAGGTCAAGCCGGTATTGCATTGGGGATCTCCTGGCGTGCATGTGCAGGGTTGCTTTCCAGCATGGTGCTGTTGGCGGTATTGGGCGGCACCAGTGGCCACACGTTCGCGCGTGCATCAATGGCTACGTGCAGCAGGGCCGGGCCGGGCTCGGCCAGCAGTGCGGCCAGTCCACCTTCAACGTCATCACGTGCATCGATGCGCGTGGCGGCGATGCCGAACACCTTGGCCAGGGCCACGAAGTCCGGGTTGTCGGACAGGTCGATCTCGCTGTAACGCTCGGCGAAGAACAGTTCCTGCCACTGCCGCACCATGCCCAGCGAACTGTTGTCCAACAGGATGATCTTCACCGGCAGGCGGCAGCGCGCGATGGTCGCCAGCTCCTGCACGTTCATCATGAAGCTGCCATCGCCGGACACCAGCACCACCGTGCGCTCAGGGCAGGCGAACTGCGCGCCCATCGCCGCCGGCAGGCCGAAGCCCATCGTGCCCAGCGCGCCACTGGTCAGGTGGTTGCGCGGGTGATTGAAGCGGCAGTGCTGTGCCACCCACATCTGGTGTTGGCCAACATCGCAGGCGATCACCGCATCGGCCGGGGCCAGCTCGCTCAGGCGCTTCAGCAACGCCGGGGCGTAGATGTGCTGGCCCGGTGCGTCGTAGCGCGCGGCGAAGCGTTCGCGATGCTGCGCGCAGCGCTTGCGCCATGCGTCCTGGTGGGCCTTGGGGGAGGGGAAGGCCGCACGCAGGGCGCGGATGGCGTGGCCGACATTGCCGGGCACGGCGACATCGGCGCTGCGCAGCTTGGAGATCTCGTACGCATCGGCATCGATGTGCACCACCCGGGCAAACGGCGCGAACTCGGTCAGCTTGCCGGTCGCCCGATCATCGAAACGCGCACCCAGCACCAGCAGCAGGTCGCTTTCCTGCACCGCCATGTTCGCCGCGCGGGTGCCGTGCATGCCCAGCATACCCAACGACTGCGGGTGCTGGGCAGGCAGCGCGCCCAGCCCACGCAGGGTCATCACGGTGGGGATGGCGCTGGCTTCGACGAATTCGCGCAGCTCCTGCACGGCATCGCCCAGGGCAATGCCACCACCGGCATAGACCACCGGCTTTTCCGCCGCAGCCAGTGCGGCGATGGCCTCGGCGATGGCGTCGTCAGCGGCGGCCGGCGGCGGTTCCACGCTGGCCGGCACATGCGCCGGCAGGTGGCTGGCATCGGCCAGCTGCACATCCTTGGGCAGGTCGATCAGCACCGGGCCAGGACGGCCCTCGCGGGCGATGCGGAAGGCATCGGTCACCACGCGCGGCAGATCATCGACGCTGCGCACCAGCCAGCTGTGCTTGACGATCGGCATCGTCAAGCCGAACACATCCAGTTCCTGGAAGGCATCGGTGCCCAGCAGCGGCGTGGCCACCTGGCCGGTGATGCAGACCATCGGCACCGAATCGAGCATTGCATCGGCGATGCCGGTGACCAGGTTCGAAGCGCCCGGCCCGGAGGTCGCCACGCAGACGCCGACCTGGCCACTGGCACGCGCAAAGCCGTTCGCGGCCAGTGCCGCGCCCTGCTCATGGCGCACCAGGATGTGCTTCAGCGACGAATCCACCAGTGCGTCGTAGAACGGCATGATGGTGCCGCCGGGGTAGCCGAACAGCGTGCGGACACCCTCGGCCTCCAGCGCCTGGGTCAGCCAGCGCGCGCCGTTGGGCGGCGCGCTGCGGTGTGTGGGAGTGTTCATGGGGGAACCTTGCAGAGCGGGTGGGGGTGCCGCGTTGTTACGCGGCTTGACCTTGCAACCAGACCATCTTGGCGCGCAGCTCCTTGCCTACCTTCTCGATCGGATGCTCCAGGTCGGCCTGCTTGAACTTGTTGTAGTTCGGCAGGCCCGCTTCGTACTCGGCCACCCAGTTCTTGGTGAAGGTGCCGTCCTGGATGTCCTTCAGTACTTCCTTCATGCGCTCCTTGGTGCCGGCGTCGATGACCCGCGGGCCGCTGACGTAGTCGCCGTACTGCGCGGTTTCGGAGATGAATTCCAACATGCGCGAGATGCCGCCTTCGTAGAACAGGTCGACGATCAGCTTCAGTTCGTGCAGCACTTCGTAATAGGCGATTTCCGGCTGGTAACCGGCTTCCACCAGGGTCTCGAAGCCCGCCTGCACCAGCGCCGAAGCGCCGCCGCACAGCACCGCCTGCTCACCGAACAGATCGGTCTCGGTTTCTTCCTTGAAGGTGGTCTGGATCAGGTTGGCGCGTGCGCCACCCAGGCCGGCTGCATAGGCGAGTGCATACTCGGCGGCCTTGCCGCTCTTGTCCTGGTAGACCGCCCAGATGCACGGCACACCGCGGCCGATTTCATATTCGCGACGGACCAGCGCACCCGGGCCCTTCGGCGCGACCAGAACGACGTCCAGGTCCTCGCGCGGCTTGATCATGTCGAAATGCACGTTCAAACCATGCGCGAACAGCAGCACCGCACCCTGTTTCATGTTCGGTGCCAGCACGTCGTCGTAGAGCTTCTTCTGCACCATGTCCGGGGTCAGCACCGCGACCAGGTCGGCATCCTTCACCGCCTCGGCCGGTGCCTTCACGGTGAAGCCATCGGCCTGCGCCTTGACCTCGGTGGGGCCGCCCGGGCGCAGGCCTACCACCACATCGAAGCCGGATTCACGCAGGTTCAGCGCGTGGGCGCGGCCCTGGCTGCCGAAGCCGATGACGGCGATTTTGGTCTGGGGCAGGTCGTTGGTGCTCATGGGGGAGGTTCCTTGCGGGTGGGAAGAAAAAAGACGGCCGGCAGTCGAAGCGACGTACCGGCCGGTCAGGGAAAGGTGGGGAAGGCAGAGCTGCACATCGCACAGGTACTGCCACCACGAGGGTTCGTGGTGCGGCGGGTCCGGGTTGTGCGATGAGCGTTGGTCATGGTGGTTGCGTCTGAAACCAGGTCCTGAAATGAAAAAACCCGCACCTTGGCGGGTGCGGGTTTTGAAGAGTTCCGGTGTGTTTGTTGCTTACACGCTGGCTCGTCCCGCACCTGTTGGTTGGGTAATAAGTACGAGCACAAGAATCGAACGCAGCGAGGCGGCGCCGGTGTCGGCGGCTTCAATGTGGGTTCGCGGTGGTGTGTTGTGATGCAACATGTGATCGAGAAAACCACAGCCGTTTCGGCGCTGTCAACCCTCGCAGCGATATTTCCGTCGGTTTCCGCTGCATGCAGTGCAATCGCTTGTGGCGCAAGGATGGTTGCCGCTGAAAGTGTTTCGGTGAACCCGAATTCACTCTTTTAAACGGGTTTTTTGCGCGGGAATGAGGGCGTCTCTGCCGCTTCGCTCGCCGGGCATGGCCCATGACCTATGCCCGATGGCCCCTGATCGCCGCAGCAGCGAAGATCGGCCCACCACCCTTCCATCGGAACCCGACCGTGTCCCGACGTCTTGCCCGTTCCCTGCTGGCTGCTGCCGTGCTGGCTGCCGTGCCCCTGCTGTCCCTGGCTGCCGACCGCATCACCGGCCATACCTTCGCCACCCGTTCGGAGGTGATCGCCCCGCATGCGATGGCCGCCACCTCGCAGCCGCTGGCCACCCAGATCGCGCTGGATGTGATGAAGCGCGGTGGCTCGGCCGTCGATGCCGCCATCGCGGCCAACGCAGCGCTGGGCCTGATGGAACCCACCGGCAACGGCGTCGGCGGCGACCTGTTCGCCATCGTGTGGGACCCGAAGACGCAGAAGCTCTACGGCTACAACGGCTCCGGCCGCTCGCCAAAGTCGCTCACCCTGGCCGAGTTCCAGCGTCGTGGCCTGAAGGAGATTCCGGCCACCGGCCCGCTGCCGGTATCGGTGCCGGGTGCGGTGGATGGCTGGTTCGCTCTGCACGACCGGTTCGGCCGCAAGCCGATGGCCGACAACCTGGCCCCGGCCATCCGCTACGCCCGGGAAGGGCACCCGGTGGCAGAAGTGATCTCCTACTACTGGGACCGCTCGGTGCCGAAGCTGTCGCAGTATCCGGGTTTCAAGGAGCAGTTCACCGTCGACGGCCATGCTCCGCGCAAGGGCGAGATGTGGAAGAACCCGAACCTGGCGGACACCCTGCAGAAGATCGCCGACGGCGGCCGTGATGCCTTCTACAAGGGCGATATCGCCCACACCATCGGTGATTACTTCAAGAAGAATGGCGGCTACCTGAGCTACCAGGACATGGCCGACCACCACGGCGAGTGGGTGGAACCGGTCAGCAGCAACTACCGAGGCTACGACGTGTGGGAACTGCCGCCGAACAGCCAGGGCATCGCCGCGCTGCAGATCCTCAACGTGCTGGAAGGCTACGACTTCTCGAAGATTCCATTCGGCTCACCCGAGCACGTGCACCTGTTCGTGGAGGCAAAGAAGCTCGCGTTCGCCGACCGTGCACGCTTCTACGCCGACATGGCCTTCCAGCCGGCACCGGTACAGAAGCTGATCTCGAAGGAGTACGCTGCGCAGCGCCGCGCGCTGATCTCGATGGACAAGGCGCTGAAGGAAGTGCAGCCGGGCACGCCGAAGCAGCTGGAGGAGGGCGACACGATCTACATGACCGTGGCCGACGCCGACGGCATGATGGTGTCGCTGATCCAGTCCAACTATCGCGGCATGGGCAGCGGCATGGCACCGCCGGGGCTGGGCTTCATCCTGCAGGATCGCGGCGAAATGTTCGTGCTGCAGAAGAACCACCCCAATGGCTACGCACCGGGCAAGCGTCCGTTCCAGACCATCATCCCTGCCTTCATTACCAAGGGTGGCAAGCCGTATGCCAGCTTCGGCGTGATGGGCGGTGCGATGCAGCCGCAGGGACACGCGCAGATCGTGATGAACCTGGTGGACTTCGGCATGAACCTGCAGGAGGCCGGCGACGCACCGCGCATCCAGCACGAGGGCTCGACCGAACCGACCGGGCAGGCGACGGCGATGACCGATGGCGGCGAGGTCAATCTGGAAACC includes the following:
- the ggt gene encoding gamma-glutamyltransferase, producing the protein MSRRLARSLLAAAVLAAVPLLSLAADRITGHTFATRSEVIAPHAMAATSQPLATQIALDVMKRGGSAVDAAIAANAALGLMEPTGNGVGGDLFAIVWDPKTQKLYGYNGSGRSPKSLTLAEFQRRGLKEIPATGPLPVSVPGAVDGWFALHDRFGRKPMADNLAPAIRYAREGHPVAEVISYYWDRSVPKLSQYPGFKEQFTVDGHAPRKGEMWKNPNLADTLQKIADGGRDAFYKGDIAHTIGDYFKKNGGYLSYQDMADHHGEWVEPVSSNYRGYDVWELPPNSQGIAALQILNVLEGYDFSKIPFGSPEHVHLFVEAKKLAFADRARFYADMAFQPAPVQKLISKEYAAQRRALISMDKALKEVQPGTPKQLEEGDTIYMTVADADGMMVSLIQSNYRGMGSGMAPPGLGFILQDRGEMFVLQKNHPNGYAPGKRPFQTIIPAFITKGGKPYASFGVMGGAMQPQGHAQIVMNLVDFGMNLQEAGDAPRIQHEGSTEPTGQATAMTDGGEVNLETGFPYETVRSLMRKGHRVVFADGPYGGYQAILRDPETGVYYGASESRKDGQAAGY
- a CDS encoding threonine dehydratase; protein product: MPAADASKESDVGDVTVADVLAAQARLRRFLPPTPLHHAERFGTWLKLENLQRTGSYKVRGALNALLAARERGDTRPVICASAGNHAQGVAWAAYRLDVPAIAVMPHGAPATKIAGVAHWGATVRQHGNSYDEAYAFAVELAQRHGYRFLSAFDDADVIAGQGTVGIELAVHAPDVVIVPIGGGGLASGVALALKSQGVRIVGAQVEGVDSMARAIRGDVREITPVPSLADGVRVKIPGFLTRRLCTSLLDDVVIVREAELRETLVRLALEEHIIAEGAGALALAAGRRVAGRRKCAVVSGGNIDAGVLAGLLTDIRPRPPRKPRRRRAETPRSPSKATATVFPTPSPSPLQAVAPAVEEISL
- the ilvC gene encoding ketol-acid reductoisomerase: MSTNDLPQTKIAVIGFGSQGRAHALNLRESGFDVVVGLRPGGPTEVKAQADGFTVKAPAEAVKDADLVAVLTPDMVQKKLYDDVLAPNMKQGAVLLFAHGLNVHFDMIKPREDLDVVLVAPKGPGALVRREYEIGRGVPCIWAVYQDKSGKAAEYALAYAAGLGGARANLIQTTFKEETETDLFGEQAVLCGGASALVQAGFETLVEAGYQPEIAYYEVLHELKLIVDLFYEGGISRMLEFISETAQYGDYVSGPRVIDAGTKERMKEVLKDIQDGTFTKNWVAEYEAGLPNYNKFKQADLEHPIEKVGKELRAKMVWLQGQAA
- the ilvG gene encoding acetolactate synthase 2 catalytic subunit, producing MNTPTHRSAPPNGARWLTQALEAEGVRTLFGYPGGTIMPFYDALVDSSLKHILVRHEQGAALAANGFARASGQVGVCVATSGPGASNLVTGIADAMLDSVPMVCITGQVATPLLGTDAFQELDVFGLTMPIVKHSWLVRSVDDLPRVVTDAFRIAREGRPGPVLIDLPKDVQLADASHLPAHVPASVEPPPAAADDAIAEAIAALAAAEKPVVYAGGGIALGDAVQELREFVEASAIPTVMTLRGLGALPAQHPQSLGMLGMHGTRAANMAVQESDLLLVLGARFDDRATGKLTEFAPFARVVHIDADAYEISKLRSADVAVPGNVGHAIRALRAAFPSPKAHQDAWRKRCAQHRERFAARYDAPGQHIYAPALLKRLSELAPADAVIACDVGQHQMWVAQHCRFNHPRNHLTSGALGTMGFGLPAAMGAQFACPERTVVLVSGDGSFMMNVQELATIARCRLPVKIILLDNSSLGMVRQWQELFFAERYSEIDLSDNPDFVALAKVFGIAATRIDARDDVEGGLAALLAEPGPALLHVAIDARANVWPLVPPNTANSTMLESNPAHARQEIPNAIPA
- a CDS encoding ACT domain-containing protein, yielding MQYRLDLVLQPAEGALLRVIGMAERRGFAPRAITGAPMAADDGRWHLQLVVDGSRPPETLCRQMEKIYDCVSVQMTALEGVSA